A window of Bradyrhizobium diazoefficiens genomic DNA:
ATTTTTGAGTAATGGGATTGCGTCAGCAGGACTCACGTAGCCCTACGGAAGGTGAGGGCAGGCATGCCCGCCAAGGTGGTGGTTTGTGCAGCGAATCCGCGCCAAGCTGACGCTCGATTTTGCCGGATTACCCCCATGCTTGATTCGACTCGCCGGGATGCGCGGCCGCGCATCGCCCCGGCCGGCCTGATGTTCCTCGCCATCACCTCGATCGGCTGGGGCTTCAATTGGCCGGTGACGAAATTCCTGCTCTCCGAGCTGCCGCCGCTGACGCTTCGCGGAGTCACGGGGGTGCTGGGCGCGCTGCTGCTCGCGGCGCTGGCGGTCATCCGCCGGCAGAGCCTGAAGGTCGAGCCGGGGATCTGGTCGCGCCTGCTGATCGCCGCCGTGCTCAACGTCACCGGCTGGATGGTGCTGATGGGGCTGGCGCTGCTCTGGTTGCCGGCCGGCGAGGCGGCGCTGATTGCCTATACCATGCCGGTCTGGGCCTCGATCATCGCCTGGCCGGTGCTGGGCGAGCGGCCGACGCTGCTCCGCACGCTGGGGCTGGTGATGGCCTTTGTCGGGCTCGCCTCGATCATGGGCGGCAACGGCATCGCCGCCAGCGTCGAGAAGCTGCCGGGCATCGTCATGGCACTCTGCGGCGCACTCGGCTTCGCCGTCGGCACGGTGTTCTCGAAGAAGTACCCGATCCATCTGCCGCCGCTCGCGGCCGCGGCCTGGCAGATCGGGATCGGCTGCCTGCCGATCTCGATCATCGGCCTCCTGGTCGAGACCACGCATCTGGACAAGGTGACGCCGGTCGGCTGGTGGCTGCTGGTCTATTCGACCGTGGTGCAGTTCTGCATTGCCTATGTCAGCTGGTTCGCCGCGTTAGCGCGTCTGCCGGCCGCGGTGGCCGCGATCGGCACCATGGCGGTGCCGGTCATCGGCGTGGTCGCCTCCGCGATCGCGCTGGGCGAGCCGCTCGGGGCGGGGCAGATCGCCGCGCTGATCTTCACGCTGGCGGCCGTGGTGCTGGCGACGCGTTAGCCGCCAGCGCCTTCCTGATCATCTCGGCGAGCTGGTTGCGGCGATAGGGTTTGGTCAGCAGCATCACGCCGTCGTCGAGCTTGCCGTGATGCACGATGGCGTTGTCGGTGTAGCCGGAGGTGTAGAGCACCTTCAGGCCCGGCCGCCGTTTTGCCACCTCCTCGGCGAGCTCGCGCCCGCTCATGCCGCCGGGAATGACGATATCGGTGAAGAGGAGATCGAACGGCTGGCCGCCCTCGATCAACTGCAGCGCGGCGCGGCTGTCGGGCGCGGCAATCGTCTTGTAGCCGAGGCTCTCGAGCTGTGCGGTGACGAAGTTGCGCACCAGCGTGTCGTCTTCGACGACGAAAATGGTCTCGGCGCCGCCTGGGACCTGCGGTGCGACGGGAGCTGCCGCATCCGCCATGCCTGCGCCCGGCGGCAGATAGAGCTTGATCGTGGTGCCGTGGTCTTCTTCGCTGTAGATCTTGATGTGGCCGCCGGACTGCTTGACGAAGCCGTAGACCATGGAGAGGCCGAGGCCGCTTCCCTTGCCGACCTCCTTGGTGGTGAAGAAGGGCTCGAACGCCTTCTGCTGGATGTCGGGCGACATGCCGGTGCCGGTGTCGCTGACGGCGAGCATGATGTAAGGGCCGGGCGCCACGTCCGCATTGGCCTGCGCATAGGCCTCATCCAGCACGACGCGGTGGGTTTCCAGCAGCAGCTTGCCGCCGTTCGGCATGGCGTCACGCGCATTGATCGCCATGTTGAGCACGGCATTGGTGAGCCGCGACGGATCGATCTGCGCGGTCATCGGCCCCTGTTCCAGCACGGTCTCGATCTGGATCTGCTCGCCGAGGGTAGGGCGCAGGAGTTTTGCGATGTCCGCGATCGCGGCATTGATCTCGACGTTGCGCGGCTGCAACGGCTGCCTGCGTGCAAACGCGAGAAGATGCTGGATCAGCTCGGCGCAGCGCTCGGCGGCATCGTCGATCAGCCGCGCCGCGCGCTGCAGTTCGGGCTGCTGCTTCAGGCTCGCCACCAGCGTCTCGGTGTTGCCGGAGATCACGGTCAGCATGTTGTTGAAGTCGTGCGCGACGCCGCCGGTCAGCTTGCCGATCGCGTCCAGCTTCTGCGATTGGTACAGCTGCCGCTCGGTCTCGCGCGACATGGTCGCATCGTGATAGACCAGCACCGCGCCGGAGATGTCGCCTTGCCCGTTCAGCATCGGCCGGCCGCTGACCATGAGGTGACGGGGAGGATCGCCGCTGTGCGGACGGACGATCATCTCCAGATCCTCGAACCGCTCGCCGCGCAGCACGCGCACCGAGGGCAGCTCGTCGGCCTTGAGCGGCGTGACGCCATCGCCGTGAAACACGTCCGACAGCTCACGCAGATTGCGCAGGTTCATGCCGGCGCGATGCAGCAGGATGCGTTCCGCGGCCGGATTGGACAGAAGGACAGCGCCTTCCGTGTCGATGACCAGCACCGCCTCGGCCATGCTGTGAAACGTGCTCTGGAGCACGTTGACCGACAGGCGCAGTTCGTCATGCGCCGTCACCAGATGCTCGGTGCGCTCGGCCACCGCCGCTGCGAGCGCCTGCTTGGCGGCGGTGGTCTCGGTCAGCGTGCTCTGGAGCTGCACCGTGGCGCGCCGGCTCTCGCGCATCACCAGCGCGACCAGCAGCAGGATCAGCACGGCACCGGCGACGTCGATGCCGAGCAGCACGATGCCGGTACGGCGCGAATCCTGGGAGCGCACGCTGAGCAGGCGTTCTTCCCCCGCGCTCAGATGGTCGAGATTGCCCGTGACCGCGTTCATGAGGCCGCGGCCCTCGGCCTTGCCGTTGAGTGCGGCAATACCGGCTTGGTCGTTCTCAGCGCGCAGGCGCATCGCTTCGGCGGCGATCTCGATCCGGCGTAGCGCCAGCGGTTCGGTGCTCTCCAGGAGAGCGACCTGATCGGGATTGTCGCGCAGGTCGCGCTTGAGGTCGGCGAGGGCCGGCGCGATCTGGCCGTGTACCACCTGGAACTCGGCGCTGAAAGTCGGGGTGCGGTAAAGCTCGTAGCCGCGCGCGGCGCTCTCGGCGCGGCGCATCAGCACGCGCAGATCGGAGATCTTCTTCTGCACCTGGACGGTATGATTGACCCACGCCGCATCGGACCGCGACTTGACGTCGAGGGCGATCGAGGCTGCGGTGATGATCAGGAGGATGACAAGTCCAGCACCGAGAATGACGCGCTGCGTTGGAATCAAGGGGCTTCTTTCTTGTCCTTCTGCTGTGCGCTCTCGCCCGCGAGGCATTCCCGGATCGAGGTCAGCAACGCGTCCGGCGTGAACGGCTTGCGCAGGCAGCGCGTCGCGCCGAGTTCCAGCGCCATGCGGAGGAAATCGGGAGAGGGCGAGGCGGATGACGCGAAGGCGTAGCCGGACATCGCGATCAGCGGTGTCGCCGGCGCGCGCTCGTGAAAGATGCGGATCGACTCGAAGCCGCGCATATGCGGCATGAAGATGTCGACCAGCATCACGTCGAAGGCTTGCGATTCGAGCGCAGCCAGTCCTGTTTCACCGCCGTCGGCCAGCGTGACGTCGAAGCCCTGACGTTGGAGGAGGACCTCGATGGTCGCGCCGACCATCGGATCGTCATCAACCACGAGAACGCGCGGCATGACACTTCCCAATCGATCGAAGTCCCCATTGTGATTGGTGATATCCGCGAATCGTGTGTCGGGTCAATTTTGGATTGGATCAGGGTAGATATGCACGGTGCAGTGCATAGCTGGAACTGAAAAGCTCTATTCCGGCGGTCGATCCCGCTCGACCCTGGACGAGCTTGCGGAGTTCGAGCGGCTCGACGCCATCGCTCCCCTCGACGAGGAGGGGCGTCCGGCATGGTCGTTCGAGTGCGAGCCTCTGACGGCCCGTGAACGACGCTGGCTCGAACTCTATTGCAGGCTGGAGATATGCAAACAGCCGGCCAAAGCGCGTAGACGGCGCCGATAGTCGTCGGCGCCGCCCACGGATCGATCGGCTTTAGACCGTCTTACGGGCAGGGATGCCGCTGGCCGTCGTAGCCGAGATAGGTGCCCGACGCCGGGTCATACGATTTGAAGCGCTGCTCGCAGTACGCCACCGAGTCGCCGCCGCCATAGGGGACCACCGCCACTGTCGGCTCGTCATAGTAGCCATAGTAGTAGGGGTCATCATAATAGCCGCCGCCGTAATAGGCGTACGAGCCCAGGCCGCCAATCGCCGCACCCGCCGCGAAGCCGGGCCAGAAGCCGCCGCCACGATGATGATGCCAATGGCGGCCACTCCAGTTGCTTCCGCCTTGCCAGTTGCCCGCCGTTGCGACGCTGCGGCTACCACTGAACGATGGCGAGATGGCGGGGCGGGCCGCTGGGGTAGCTGCGAAGCTGCGGCCGCTCGGACTTGCCGCTGGGCCGGCCGCGAAGTTGCCGCCACCTCCGCGGAACGCGGGGCCGGCGCCCATGCGCGCACCGCCGCCACCGCTGATCTGGGCGCCACCGCCACCGCCGCCGACATGGGCACCGCCACCGACGTGGGCGCCTCCGCCGCCCCCGCGGCCGCCGGGCCCCTGTGCAAAGCTTGGTGAGGTCATCGGTAGAACGAGCGCCAGCGCTGCGGCGGCACTCAAAATTCTCAGACTGTTCATGGTCAAACTCCTTTCCCGAAAGGAAACCCTATGAATGGGCTGGGGTTCCCGGGATCACGCCGGTTTGCGCGTGAACCGAAGCCTCGCTCGCGACCGCTGTACCCGACATGAACGGATCGCGTCCGATTTGCGGCAGCGTTTGTCGCCGCCCCGCCGAACTGGACATTTCGCCGCGCGGATGGCATCAGGACCCGACGAAGCAGGGCCCTTGCCGCATGAAACAATTCTTCCTCAAGCTCTTCACCTGGTGGAACGGCCAGACGTTTGGCACCCAACTCTGGACCAAGCGGTACGGAGAGCTGGTTGGCCAGGACGAGCAGGGCAATCTCTACTATCGCACCCGCGGCGGGGTGGTCGATCCGACGCTTGGCTTCGAGCGGCGCTGGGTAATCTATAACGGCTATGCCGAAGCGAGCCGGATCCCGCCGTCCTGGCACGGCTGGATGCACCACGTCGTCGACGTGCCGCCGACCGAGGCCAACTATCGGCCGCGCGAGTGGGAAAAGCCGCACCAGCCCAATCTTACCGGCACGGCAAAGGCCTATCGTCCCTCGGGCTCGACCCTCGCCAGCGGCAAGCGTCCGAAGGCGACCGGCGACTATCAGCCCTGGACGCCTGGCTAGCCTTTCGGTTTACGCCCGAACCGTCATCGCTCGATTGGATGCACCCGCATCCGCCCCTTGGCCGCTGTGGACAACGGGAACAGCGGGGATGCCGTTTGCGCGGGCGTTGCAGCCACGCGAACAATGCGGCTCAATGATCCCATCTTACGGAGATGGGAGACCATCGCGTTCGGTTCGGGCAACAGTTCGCGACTGTCCCGAGATGCAGCGGCCGCCGACCAGGACTCGATCGGGAGATAGGCCCCCGGTCTGAAAGTTCCGAAATCGCCCGATGGAATGTGCAGCCGCCGTAAGACAGGAAAGGCCGCTTGGGAAACCGAGCGGCCTTTTTCTGATGCGGCGACCGTGAGTCTCGTGCCCCGGACGCAGCGCACCGCTCCCGGCGATGCGAAGCATCGTCCGGTGTGGTGCGCTGCTGAGCCGGGGCCTATGCTGCAACGGATTGTCTGACTGATTGGGTCCCGGCTCTGCGCAGCAGCGTTGCACGCTGCTGCGCGTCCGGGACACGAGAGTGTCGTGATGAGCGAGACTAGCTAGATCATCCGTTCCGCTGCGCGCTTGGCGGCCTCGAGCCGCCGTGCCTGCCATGGCGCAACCCGCTCCTTCATGAGCGTAAGCACCTCGGCCGGCGCCGTATCCGGCGAGCCGGCATTGAATGGCGGCGCGGGATTGTATTCGAGGCGGAGCTGAATGGCCTCCGCGGTGGTGCGATCGACCAGCAGCGATACCAACTTCAAGGCGAAATCGATTCCAGCGGTGACGCCGCCGCCGGTCACGCGGTTGCGATCGATGCAGACGCGCGTCTTCGTAGGGGTCGCACCGAACAGCGCCAGCATCTCCATCGCGCTCCAATGGGTCGCGGCATGATAGCCCTTCAACAGCCCGGCCGCGCCCAGCACCAGCGATCCCGTGCAGACCGAGGTGACGAATCTGGCGGTGGAGGCCTGCTTGCGCACGAAGTCGAGAGTCTCCTCATCGTTGAGGAGCGCGTCGGTGCCGAAGCCACCGGGAATGCAGATCACATCCAGTTGCGGGCAGTCGGCGAACGTGATGGTCGGCTTCAGCATCAGCACGGAATCGCTTGGCACCGGATCCAGCGTCTTCCAGATCAGGTGCACGGTCGCGCCGGGGACGGATGAAAACACCTGCAAGGGACCGGTGAAGTCGAGTTGGGTGACGTGCGGAAACACCAGGAGTCCGATCTGGAGTGATGCCGGCATGGGAGCCTCCAATGAAGTGCTTGACGGACGCAAAATGGCATGATGCTCTCCTGTCCGGAATGGCGTATTTCCCTCACTTTCGGACATAGCCCATGATCGGCATCTTGATCTTCCCGGATTTCCAGCTGCTCGATGCGGCCGGCCCGATCTCGGTGTTCGAGGTCGCGGCACGCTGCGCCGGCAAGCCGCTTGCGCTCCGGGTGCTGGCGCTGAATGCAGGCCTCGTACGCAGCTCTTCGGGCGTCGAGATGGTCGCGCGCGACTTCAAGTCGGCGAATGCGATCACGACGCTGGTGATTGCGGGCGGCACAGGCGTGACCGAGGCCGCGCGCTGCGAGGCAACGCGCGCCTTCGTGCAGCGTCTGGCAAAGCGCGGCGTGCGCGTCGCGAGCGTCTGCTCGGGCGCCTATGTGCTCGCCGAAGCGGGCCTGCTCGACGGCCGCCGCGCCACCACGCATTGGGGCCGGACGCGGGATTTCGTCGCGCGCTATCCGAAGGTGAAGTTCGAGCCGGACCAGATTTTCACCCGCGACGGCAATGTCTGGACGTCAGCCGGCATCACCGCCGGCATCGATCTGGCGCTCGCGATGATCACCGAGGACCATGGCGAGGAGATCGCGCGGGCAGCCGCGCGGCAACTCGTGCTCTACCATCGCCGCAGCGGCGGTCAGTCGCAGTTCTCTTCGCTGCTGGAGCTGAAGGCGCCGAACGGCCGCTTCGGCGCGCTGTTGTCCTGGGCGCGCGAAAATCTCGATGCACCGCTGACGGTGGAGGACCTCGCCGACCGGGCCGGCATGAGCGCGCGGCATTTTGCCCGCGCCTTCGCCGCCGAGACCGGTACGACGCCATCCAAAGCAATCGAGCGGCTCCGGCTCGAAGTCGCGCGCGAGCGCGTGCAGTCCTCGCGCGAGGGGATCGAGCTGGTCGCAGAGGCGACCGGCTTCGGCGATCCCGAGCGCATGCGGCGCGCCTTCATCCGCGCTTTCGGCCAGCCGCCGCAGGCCCTGCGGCGCGCGGCGCGGGCGGGGTAGGGCATGAGATGGCGATGTCCGCGTTAGGCCGATCGCAGATTTTTGAGGAGTTTTGGCAGCAATCTCCCGGGTATTGAGCCAGAGGGTGCGAAGCCGCAATCCTCTGCGCCCATCCGTCTGTAGAACGGCGCGGCATCCGGGTCGGCCTCAATCGCAAGGCTGTCGGCACCCATACTTGCCGCTTTGTCGATGGCCCACGTAAAGAGAGCCCTGCCGACGCCGCTGCGCAGGGCGGTCGGTTCAACGAACAGCTTGAGCAAGTCGGATTCGCTTCCAACCACCTTGATCTGCGCGACGCCAACGATTTTTCCGTGATCTTCCGCAACTGCAATCGAGGTTGATCGCAATTCGTGTGGTCCAATGGAGAGTTCACAACGGCACGCCTCCATGAAGCCGTTGTCATAGCCCCATACTGTTTTCGACCGGAAGCATAACGCCGAAAGCGCCGGGAACTCTTCGACTGTTGGAGCTCTCAAAAGATATGGCAAGCCGCTGTCTCCGTCGCGTTTGACTGAAGCATAGCAATTCGAACGACCGATGTCCTTGACGGTCAAAGGGGGACATTCTGAGGAGGCGAGCCCTGCCTTCGCCTTATCCTCTCAAGCAGACCTCCTGGATTATAAGTACAACCTAGAGACTGCTGTTTGCAGTTGCCTCGCCCGACGCATCCGCGCGTGCCGTCAAACGCCGCGCGATCGGCATGAGCAGGTAAGGCGCAAGATGAATCGGAAACTGCGTCATCGCGAAATAGAGCCAAGTGCTGGGCGGCAATGCGCCGGCCGTTGCCGCCAGCATCAGGCCGAGGTTGCGCTGCGACACCATTAGCCCGAGCGCCAGCGCGCGCTCGGTGCCGATGCGGCGGAACAGCAGCGTGGTGATCGCGAGCAGGGTGAAGTAGATCGCGAAGGACAGCAGCGCGAGACCGACGGTGAACGTCGGCTGGGACACCAGGTCGCCGGCGACATCGCCCATGACCGCGGAGGCGAACACAAGCAGGATAACGATGTTGAATCCATCGATCGGCCGCTTCGCGCGCTGGATCGCCTCCGCGCCGAAGACCCGGCGGATGACGGTCGCCGTCAGCAGCGATGCGGCGAGAATGCCGAGCAGCTTCAGGCCGAGTGCAAGCGGCGAGATGCTGAGCATCCCGTCGAGGAACAGGCCGGCGAACAGCGACGCCGTGAAGGGGACGAGCGCAGTCGAGGTCACCAGCGTGACCAGCACGAGGGTCGCGTCGAGCCCCATCAGCGCGGCGAGAGCCGGCGAAGCCATCATCGGCGAGGCCATGCTCTGGAGCATGAGTGCCAGGGCAAGGCCGGGTGCGCGGCTCGTCAGTCCCGCTGCGTGGGCGATCGATCCGACGATCAGCGGCACGCCGATTATGGTCCAGGCGGTGGCGGTGGCGACCAGGGCCGGCCGGCGCAGATGGCCAACGAGCGCGGCCAGATCGACCCGCATGAAGGAGATGCAGAGCAGGACGAAGATCGCCTCGGTGACGTAGGGCCGCAGCAGCGCTCCGATCGTCGGCATCGCGGCCGCGATGAAGACGACGGCCGCCACCGCACGCGTGCCTTGGCTGCCGAGCCAGGTGAGCCCGCGCAGCGGGATGGCGAAGATAAGTCGAAGAACAGAAGCCATGCAGGTGCCGTCAGCTCAATCCCTTCAGCCATGCGCCGATCTCGCTCACGGCGATGTTGGCCTGCTGCAGCAATTTTCCCATGGTGAGGAAACCGTGGAATTGGCCGGGATAGTGCTTGGTGGTCACGGGCACGCCGGCCTGCGCGAGCCGCGCAGCATATTCGTCGCCTTCGTCGCGCAGGGGATCGGCGCCGGCGGTCAGCACATAGGCCGGCGGCAGGCCGGCAAGGTTTTGCGCACGCGCCGGCGAAGCGCGCCAGTCGTGGATGTCGGCGGCGCCATTGAGGTAGTGGTCGCGGAACCAGCGGATCACCGAATGCGTCAGCAGCACGCTGGTCTCGGGCTCGCTATGGGAACCGTGCGTCATGGCGAAATCGACGGCGGGGTAGATCAAGACCTGACCCGCGAGCGGGGGCCCGTTGCCGTCACGCGCAGCGAGCGCCACGACCGCGGTGAGATTGCCGCCGGCGCTATCGCCGCCGATCGAGAGGCGCGCGGCGTCGATGCCGAGCGCGCGCCCGTTCGCGGCGACCCATTTGGTCGCGGCGATCGCGTCATCGGTTGCGGCGGGAAACTTGTGCTCGGGCGCGAGACGGTAGTCGACCGAGATCACGATCAGCGCGCCTTCGACCGCGAGCTGACGGCAGACGACATCGTGGGAGTCGAGATCGCCGATCACCCAGCCGCCGCCATGGAAGAACACCAGCGCGGGCGACAAGCCGTCATGGCGGCGCGGTTCCTTGGGCACGTAGAGGCGCGCGGGAATCGTGCCGTGCGGCGCTGGGATCTCCAGCGGCGCGACGCGCGCGAGCTCCGGCGGCTCGGGATTGGTGGCAAAGCGCGCCTGGGCGTAATAGGCGCGCGCTTCCGGCGCGGTCAGGGTCTCGTAGGCGGGGCGGCCGGCTTCCTGGAAGGCCTTGTAGACGGCAGCGGCATCGGGATCGAGCACAACAGGCATCCGGAGCGACCTCGGGTTTCCAGTCAAGATTGGGCGCCGTTTTCGGCGGCGATGACGACTTCGCGCCCTGGAAGGGGGGCTCGACTATCCCATTCGGGAGCCGGTCTGGCCAGATCGGGCCGCGAAGGGCAGGGATGCCGCCCTTCCCCCGCCGTATTCGCCGTGTTAACCGGATGACCTGCGAGCGGCGGTAACTCCTTAGAATGTCCAACAAGCCCGATTCGCTGTTGAAGCCGCGCGAGATGTTTCGAACCAATACCCTGACAGGTCTTGCGGCGCTTCTGGCCGCTACCGCACTGACGGTTGCGACGCCGGCGCAGGCGCAAATCGGAACGATCTTCTCCGATCCGCCGCCGCTGCGGCCGCCCGGCAGCATTCCGCGTGGCCAGCCGCAGCCGCAGCAGATCCCCGAGGATGACGAAGAGGTGCCGGAGCTGCCGCCACACGGCCGCGTGCTGCCGTCGCGCCCGCTGCCGCCGCCTCCGGGCCGCCAAGGTAACGCGATGCCAGGGCCGGTCGAGATCCAGCCACTGGCGCCGCCGCCGGGCTCCACCGTCGCGCCGAACCAGGCGCCATCCGCCGCAGTCACGCCGTCCGGTCCGCAAGGCGCTCCGGGCGCGCCCGGTCGTCAGCCGCCGCAGAAGGGCGCGCCTGGCGCTGTCCCGCAGACCCCGGCAAGCCTCCAGCCGGGCGACGAGGTCGTCACCGAACCGCCGGCCCAGAAGATCGTGAACAAGAAGGCAACCTTCTCCGGCCTCGACAAGATCACCGGGCGCATCATCAATTTCGACGAGGACATCGGCGAGACCGTCCAGTTCGGTGCGCTCAGGGTCAAGACCGACGCCTGCTACACGCGACCGGCGACGGAGGCCGCCAACACCGACGCCTTCGTCGAGGTCGACGAGATCACCTTGCAGGGCGAGGTCAAGCGCATCTTCTCCGGCTGGATGTATGCGGCAAGCCCGGGCCTGCACGGCGTCGAGCACCCGATCTACGACATCTGGCTCACCGACTGCAAAGAGCCGCAGCAGACCATCGCGACCGCGGCGCCGGATCCTGCGACCAAGCCCGCGCCTCCGCCGCCTGCGCAGAAGAGGGCCGCGCCCAAGCAGGTGCAGCAGCGTCCGCCGCAACCCTTGCCGCCTATCCAGCCGCAGCAACCGCCGCCGCCCCCTCCGCCGCCGGAGCAGCGGCCGGGCCTGTTCGGTATCCCAGGATTCGGCCGTTAGGGCCTGATTCAATTCGGCTCGCTGCTCTGCACCTTCCTGCCGGGAGAGGTGAAGCACCCGCGTTTGGCCGATCGTCGATTACGGCCGTGAGGCGATGATCTCGAGCGCGCGCGCACCCGGGATTGCGTCACCCGCAGGGAGCTTCAGGAAGTCGCCGGGTTCGCCTGCGAGCGCCTTGTCGAGCAGTGCGGTGTAGCGCCGCCGCGAGATCTCGACCGCGCCAAAGCTCTTCAGGTGTTCGGTGACATATTGGGTGTCGAGCAGCTCGAAGCCGCCATGAATGAGCCGCGCGACCAGATGCACCAGTGCGACCTTCGACGCATCGCGCGCGGTGTGGAACATGCTCTCGCCGAAAAAGGCCCGCCCGAGGCTGACGCCGTACAGGCCGCCGACGAGGTCCTCGCCCTGCCAGGCCTCGACGCTGTGACAATGGCCGAGCTCGTACAGGCCGCCATAGAGGTCGCGGATGCGCTTGTTGATCCAGGTGTCCTCGCGCCCGGCCTGCGGCGCAGCGCAGCCGGCGATCGTCGCCTTGAACGCGGTATTGACGGTCACGCGAAACACATCCGAGCGCACGGTGCGCGCGAGCCGTGAGGCGACGCGAAATCCGTTGAGCGGGATGACCCCGCGCAGCTCCGGCTCGACCCAGAACAGGGTCGGATCGTCGGCGCTTTCCGCCATCGGGAAGATGCCGCAGGCATAAGCGCGCAGCAGCACGGCCGGGGTAATCTCGGATGGGGCGGAGTCGCGCGAAGTCATGGCGTGCGATCATAGCAGGATCGCATTGCGGTTGCGATGGTGCGCCGCAATGCGGGAGGTCAGCTCGCGGCGGCGGTGCTGGTCTTGCCGGCGGCTGCGGGCAAGCGACCGAACTTCAGCACGATCCGGGTTCCGGCGTGCGCGGGATCGCGCTCGACCGAGGCGTCGAGCTTGGAGGCCATCGCCGCGACGATGCGCTGGCCCATGCCGGTGGAGCGCGGATCGGCCTTGGCGTCGTCGCCG
This region includes:
- a CDS encoding DUF2155 domain-containing protein gives rise to the protein MSNKPDSLLKPREMFRTNTLTGLAALLAATALTVATPAQAQIGTIFSDPPPLRPPGSIPRGQPQPQQIPEDDEEVPELPPHGRVLPSRPLPPPPGRQGNAMPGPVEIQPLAPPPGSTVAPNQAPSAAVTPSGPQGAPGAPGRQPPQKGAPGAVPQTPASLQPGDEVVTEPPAQKIVNKKATFSGLDKITGRIINFDEDIGETVQFGALRVKTDACYTRPATEAANTDAFVEVDEITLQGEVKRIFSGWMYAASPGLHGVEHPIYDIWLTDCKEPQQTIATAAPDPATKPAPPPPAQKRAAPKQVQQRPPQPLPPIQPQQPPPPPPPPEQRPGLFGIPGFGR
- the aat gene encoding leucyl/phenylalanyl-tRNA--protein transferase, which produces MTSRDSAPSEITPAVLLRAYACGIFPMAESADDPTLFWVEPELRGVIPLNGFRVASRLARTVRSDVFRVTVNTAFKATIAGCAAPQAGREDTWINKRIRDLYGGLYELGHCHSVEAWQGEDLVGGLYGVSLGRAFFGESMFHTARDASKVALVHLVARLIHGGFELLDTQYVTEHLKSFGAVEISRRRYTALLDKALAGEPGDFLKLPAGDAIPGARALEIIASRP